A genomic stretch from Edaphobacter aggregans includes:
- a CDS encoding FecR family protein, with protein sequence MTTTSGSIAALLAIALFGTASRAQEVSNPIQTGDKTEASAPTLPQSSPTPNGPAGVRIVRLSQVNGEVELDRKTDRGFETAFTNLPVAQSQRLQTHQGIAEVEFEDNSTLRITPNTQIEFPALQRSPAGATITTVKLLTGTLYVSLAGTKGNEFTVTLGNDTIVLTPSSHIRIDSDASKAKLSVFNGSVQVANSLGTTTVGKNKALAFDANTQAPPVVAKNEEPGAFDEWDKKEMDYHNLRSVPAAYGGGSSLYGINDLNYYGSFSDVGGCGSMWRPYLASAAFDPFANGVWAWYPSAGYSWVSPYPWGWTPFHYGSWNYCPGSGWGWQPGGQWTGIANYQTTLNPARCATCPKPPRAPVAGQSTLVVVNNKPLAVSRLSSSSDTFVFHKDSAGLGVPRQSFGNLNKISSGVAQHGSVSTPAFVSNPAGPERGNNAWAAHNAEGQNRSNSASTHADQSSRSSGSWSNASHTSSSGQSSPGGWSGGSHASSPSPSPASSGGPAPAASAPSHK encoded by the coding sequence ATGACGACCACCTCTGGATCCATCGCAGCTTTGCTGGCCATCGCTCTGTTCGGAACTGCTTCGCGAGCACAGGAAGTCTCCAATCCAATCCAGACCGGAGACAAGACCGAAGCGTCCGCTCCAACACTTCCGCAATCCTCACCTACACCTAATGGTCCCGCAGGCGTGCGCATCGTCCGCCTCAGCCAGGTGAACGGTGAGGTGGAGTTGGATCGCAAGACCGACCGCGGATTCGAGACGGCATTCACCAATCTTCCTGTCGCACAAAGTCAGCGATTACAGACTCACCAGGGTATAGCTGAGGTGGAGTTCGAAGACAACAGTACATTGCGCATCACCCCCAACACCCAAATCGAATTTCCCGCTCTCCAGCGCAGTCCCGCCGGCGCGACAATCACTACCGTCAAGCTATTGACCGGCACTCTCTATGTAAGTCTCGCTGGAACCAAAGGAAACGAGTTCACCGTTACCCTCGGCAACGACACGATCGTCCTCACACCCTCCAGCCACATTCGCATCGACTCGGATGCATCCAAAGCGAAGCTTAGTGTCTTCAACGGCAGTGTGCAGGTTGCGAACTCGTTAGGCACCACGACGGTGGGCAAAAACAAAGCGCTCGCCTTCGATGCCAACACGCAAGCTCCTCCGGTAGTGGCCAAGAATGAAGAACCCGGCGCCTTTGACGAATGGGACAAGAAAGAGATGGACTATCACAATCTCCGTTCCGTCCCGGCAGCGTACGGAGGGGGCTCCTCTCTCTACGGCATCAACGACCTCAACTACTACGGCAGTTTTTCGGATGTGGGAGGATGCGGCTCCATGTGGCGTCCTTACCTTGCCAGCGCAGCCTTTGATCCCTTCGCCAACGGTGTCTGGGCCTGGTATCCCAGTGCTGGCTACTCCTGGGTATCTCCGTACCCATGGGGCTGGACTCCATTCCACTACGGCAGTTGGAATTACTGTCCGGGTAGCGGCTGGGGCTGGCAGCCAGGCGGCCAGTGGACCGGCATCGCCAACTATCAGACCACTCTTAACCCCGCCCGCTGCGCGACCTGCCCGAAGCCTCCGCGTGCTCCGGTTGCCGGCCAGTCCACGCTGGTCGTCGTCAATAACAAACCCCTTGCCGTCTCGCGGCTATCCTCATCATCCGACACCTTCGTCTTCCACAAAGACTCCGCGGGCCTTGGAGTGCCTCGCCAATCCTTCGGCAACCTGAATAAGATCTCTTCAGGAGTAGCGCAACACGGCTCCGTATCGACCCCTGCGTTTGTATCAAATCCGGCTGGTCCCGAACGCGGCAACAACGCATGGGCTGCTCACAACGCGGAAGGTCAAAACAGGTCCAACAGCGCGTCGACTCACGCCGATCAGAGTTCTCGATCGTCCGGATCTTGGTCGAACGCATCTCACACCTCTTCGTCGGGCCAATCTTCACCCGGCGGCTGGTCAGGTGGATCCCACGCATCTTCGCCATCGCCTTCACCTGCATCCTCTGGTGGACCTGCGCCCGCTGCCAGTGCCCCCAGTCACAAATAA
- a CDS encoding 30S ribosomal protein S1, translating to MVDNHNPEQAESKPLTTELEVLAPEATAENAALSSESTSTQQHETAHDTSSASEEHGHVATAIDASHDEPDYDAADFAAALANFDREQAADAAAAQSLTAEEVIVTGTVVKITDKHVVVDIGLKSEGLIPLDQVLDINGVSKFQAGDSVEVVVEREEPEGGYLVSYEKALRHKVWDKLEQAANEKTPVKGMVLSRVKGGLTVDIGIKAFLPGSQVEVRPVRNLDGYIGTEIEVRVIKLNKKRGNVVISRKELLEEDQNAKKAVTLATLEEGSILTGTVKNLTDYGAFVDMGGLDGLLHITDMSWGRLTHPRDLVNVGDEIQVKVLKFDKDKQRVSLGFKQLTPDPWLDATERYPIGAQVRGRVLSVTDYGAFVELEQGIEGLVHVSEMTWSKRMKHPSKMVKPGDEVDTIILSVNPNDRRISLGMKQLQENPWEQLEDKYPTGAIIEGRVRNLTDFGAFIEIEDGIDGLVHVSNLSWTKRIKHPSEVLKKGEKVKAIVLGVEPENRRLSLGVKQLQPDVWETFFAQHRVGDVIKGKILRTAQFGAFVEIAEGVEGLCHVSEAVGADNKPVQLDVDSEHEFKIVKMNQDEKKVGLSIRAVGEEASRAEVESYKERDKSPKGSSSSSSSSSSSTTLGDLINWKRSESERE from the coding sequence ATGGTAGATAACCATAATCCTGAACAAGCCGAGAGCAAACCCCTGACCACCGAACTGGAAGTCCTAGCGCCCGAAGCGACAGCGGAGAACGCCGCCCTGTCTTCTGAATCCACCTCAACCCAACAGCATGAGACCGCCCACGACACGTCAAGTGCGAGCGAAGAGCATGGCCATGTAGCCACCGCGATCGACGCCTCCCACGACGAGCCGGACTATGATGCAGCCGATTTTGCGGCCGCATTGGCGAATTTTGACCGCGAGCAGGCTGCTGACGCTGCCGCCGCACAGAGCCTGACCGCAGAAGAGGTCATCGTTACTGGTACCGTGGTCAAGATTACGGACAAACATGTCGTTGTCGATATCGGGCTCAAGTCGGAAGGTCTGATTCCGCTGGACCAGGTTCTGGACATCAATGGTGTGTCCAAGTTCCAGGCCGGAGATTCTGTTGAGGTTGTGGTTGAACGCGAGGAGCCCGAAGGTGGCTACCTGGTCAGCTACGAGAAGGCGCTTCGCCATAAGGTCTGGGACAAGCTGGAGCAGGCCGCTAACGAGAAGACGCCCGTCAAGGGCATGGTTCTGAGCCGCGTCAAGGGTGGCCTGACCGTCGATATCGGCATCAAGGCGTTTTTGCCCGGATCGCAGGTTGAGGTTCGTCCAGTGCGCAATCTGGACGGCTATATCGGCACGGAGATCGAAGTCCGCGTCATCAAGCTGAACAAGAAGCGTGGCAACGTTGTGATCAGCCGGAAGGAACTGCTCGAAGAAGACCAGAACGCGAAGAAGGCTGTTACGCTCGCGACTCTGGAAGAGGGCAGCATTCTGACCGGAACGGTAAAGAACCTGACCGACTACGGCGCGTTCGTCGATATGGGCGGCCTTGATGGCCTGCTGCACATCACTGACATGAGCTGGGGCCGGTTGACGCATCCGCGTGATCTGGTGAACGTCGGCGACGAGATTCAGGTGAAGGTTCTGAAGTTCGACAAGGACAAACAGCGCGTGTCGCTGGGCTTCAAGCAGTTGACGCCTGATCCGTGGCTTGATGCGACGGAGCGCTACCCGATTGGTGCGCAGGTTCGTGGCCGTGTTCTGTCGGTTACTGACTACGGCGCGTTCGTCGAGCTGGAGCAGGGCATTGAGGGTCTCGTGCACGTGTCTGAAATGACATGGAGCAAGCGGATGAAGCATCCGTCGAAGATGGTCAAGCCGGGCGATGAGGTCGACACGATCATTCTGAGCGTGAACCCGAACGATCGGCGCATCTCGCTGGGTATGAAGCAGCTGCAGGAGAATCCATGGGAGCAGCTGGAGGATAAGTATCCTACCGGCGCGATCATTGAGGGTCGTGTTCGCAACCTGACCGACTTCGGTGCATTCATCGAGATCGAAGACGGGATTGATGGTTTGGTGCACGTCTCGAACTTGAGCTGGACCAAGCGGATCAAGCATCCTTCTGAGGTTCTGAAGAAGGGCGAGAAGGTCAAGGCGATCGTTCTGGGCGTTGAGCCTGAGAATCGCCGCCTGTCGCTAGGCGTCAAGCAGTTGCAGCCTGATGTTTGGGAGACGTTCTTCGCACAGCATCGCGTTGGCGACGTCATCAAGGGCAAGATTCTGCGTACGGCGCAGTTCGGTGCCTTTGTTGAGATCGCTGAAGGAGTCGAGGGATTGTGCCATGTGTCCGAGGCTGTCGGCGCGGACAACAAGCCGGTGCAGCTGGACGTTGACTCTGAGCACGAGTTCAAGATCGTCAAGATGAACCAGGATGAGAAGAAGGTCGGTCTCAGCATCCGGGCCGTTGGCGAAGAGGCCAGCCGTGCAGAGGTCGAGAGCTATAAGGAGCGCGACAAGTCTCCCAAGGGTTCCTCGAGTTCGTCTTCTTCATCGAGCAGCAGCACGACGCTGGGTGATCTGATCAATTGGAAGCGATCTGAGTCAGAGCGCGAGTAG
- a CDS encoding HIT family protein gives MNRLWTPWRYSYITRADEQARTGVPPALANWPAAEDKRCVFCNMIAATDYAIAHGMQPEIAEQAARIVYRGQHCFVCLNVYPYSTGHVLIVPYLHLDSLAALPTDDAHEMMLIAQQAETALRHVYHPDGLNFGLNLGEAAGAGIAAHIHLHALPRWSGDTNFMTVIAETRVLPEALDVTWTKLREAFNNKTTSSTPASSNPL, from the coding sequence ATGAATCGCCTCTGGACCCCTTGGCGCTACAGCTACATCACCCGTGCCGACGAGCAAGCCCGCACCGGTGTCCCTCCTGCGCTCGCCAACTGGCCTGCCGCCGAAGATAAACGCTGCGTCTTCTGCAACATGATCGCTGCAACCGATTACGCCATTGCCCACGGCATGCAGCCCGAGATCGCCGAGCAGGCTGCCCGTATCGTCTACCGTGGCCAGCACTGCTTCGTCTGCCTCAACGTCTACCCATACTCCACCGGCCACGTTCTCATCGTTCCCTACCTCCACCTCGACTCCCTCGCCGCCCTGCCCACCGACGACGCCCACGAGATGATGCTCATCGCCCAGCAGGCCGAGACCGCACTCCGCCACGTCTATCACCCCGACGGTCTCAACTTCGGCCTCAACCTCGGCGAAGCCGCAGGCGCCGGCATCGCAGCCCACATCCATCTCCATGCCCTTCCACGCTGGAGTGGTGATACCAATTTCATGACCGTGATCGCCGAAACTCGCGTTCTTCCCGAGGCTCTCGACGTCACCTGGACGAAGTTGCGCGAGGCCTTCAACAATAAGACAACTTCCTCAACACCTGCCTCATCCAATCCTCTATAA